From one Nocardioides scoriae genomic stretch:
- a CDS encoding class I SAM-dependent methyltransferase produces the protein MSGVRPERRPVDEQESLRANRADWDAYADEYQSTHGEFLGDSGFLWGPEGMREDHVHALGDVAGRDVLEIGSGAGQCSRWVLEHGGRPVGIDVSMRQLQHSRRIDEEHGVVVPTVCASAAGLPFRDASFDAVFSAFGALQFVADAKALVVDAARVLRPGGVFAFSVTHPTRWMFPDDPGEEGLVASQSYWDRTPYVEVDDETGETRYVEHHRTIGDWVAALAQAGFVITGLLEPEWPPDHERTWGGWSRVRGVLTPGTALYVARLGVGSST, from the coding sequence GTGTCCGGAGTCCGCCCAGAGCGCCGTCCCGTCGACGAGCAGGAGTCGCTCCGCGCGAACCGCGCCGACTGGGACGCCTACGCCGACGAGTACCAGTCCACCCACGGCGAGTTCCTCGGCGACAGCGGGTTCCTGTGGGGACCCGAGGGGATGCGCGAGGACCACGTGCACGCCCTGGGCGACGTCGCCGGCAGGGACGTCCTGGAGATCGGCAGCGGCGCCGGGCAGTGCTCGCGCTGGGTGCTCGAGCACGGCGGGCGGCCCGTCGGGATCGACGTGTCGATGCGCCAGCTGCAGCACAGCCGCCGCATCGACGAGGAGCACGGCGTCGTGGTGCCGACGGTGTGCGCGTCGGCCGCGGGGCTGCCCTTCCGCGACGCCAGCTTCGACGCCGTCTTCTCGGCCTTCGGCGCGCTGCAGTTCGTGGCCGACGCCAAGGCGCTGGTGGTCGACGCCGCCCGGGTGCTGCGCCCGGGAGGTGTCTTCGCGTTCTCGGTGACCCACCCGACGCGCTGGATGTTCCCCGACGACCCCGGCGAGGAGGGGCTGGTCGCCTCGCAGTCCTACTGGGACCGCACGCCGTACGTCGAGGTGGACGACGAGACCGGCGAGACGAGGTACGTCGAGCACCACCGCACGATCGGCGACTGGGTCGCGGCGCTCGCGCAGGCCGGCTTCGTCATCACCGGGCTGCTCGAGCCGGAGTGGCCCCCGGACCACGAGCGCACCTGGGGTGGCTGGAGCCGCGTCCGGGGCGTGCTGACCCCCGGGACCGCGCTCTACGTGGCGCGGCTCGGGGTCGGCTCGTCGACCTGA
- the rpsA gene encoding 30S ribosomal protein S1 codes for MTITPTLSDAPQVAVNDIGSEEDFLAAIDATIKYFNDGDIVEGTIVKVDRDEVLLDIGYKTEGVIPSRELSIKHDVDPNEVVEVGDRVEALVLQKEDKEGRLILSKKRAQYERAWGTIEQVKEEDGVVEGTVIEVVKGGLILDIGLRGFLPASLVEMRRVRDLQPYVGQTLEAKIIELDKNRNNVVLSRRAWLEQTQSEVRHGFLTQLQKGQIRKGVVSSIVNFGAFVDLGGVDGLVHVSELSWKHIDHPSEVVTVGDEVTVEVLDVDMDRERVSLSLKATQEDPWQHFARTHQIGQIVPGKVTKLVPFGSFVRVEEGIEGLVHISELAERHVEIPEQVVQVNDDVMVKIIDIDLERRRISLSLKQANETAAATEVEEFDPTLYGMAATYDDQGNYIYPEGFDPDTGEWLEGYEDQRKTWEDQYAQAHARWEQHVKQQADAKVAEAEAGEATSYSSGGDDTGASQAEGGSLASDEALQALREKLTGGGA; via the coding sequence ATGACCATCACCCCCACCCTCTCCGACGCTCCGCAGGTCGCCGTCAACGACATCGGTTCGGAGGAGGACTTCCTCGCCGCCATCGACGCGACGATCAAGTACTTCAACGACGGCGACATCGTCGAAGGCACCATCGTCAAGGTCGACCGCGACGAGGTCCTGCTGGACATCGGCTACAAGACCGAGGGTGTCATCCCCTCGCGCGAGCTCTCGATCAAGCACGACGTCGACCCCAACGAGGTCGTCGAGGTCGGCGACCGGGTCGAGGCCCTGGTCCTCCAGAAGGAGGACAAGGAGGGTCGGCTGATCCTGTCCAAGAAGCGCGCCCAGTACGAGCGCGCCTGGGGCACGATCGAGCAGGTCAAGGAGGAGGACGGCGTCGTCGAGGGCACCGTCATCGAGGTCGTCAAGGGCGGCCTGATCCTCGACATCGGCCTGCGCGGCTTCCTGCCCGCGTCGCTGGTCGAGATGCGCCGCGTGCGCGACCTGCAGCCCTACGTCGGCCAGACGCTCGAGGCGAAGATCATCGAGCTCGACAAGAACCGCAACAACGTGGTCCTGAGCCGTCGTGCGTGGCTCGAGCAGACCCAGTCCGAGGTGCGTCACGGGTTCCTCACCCAGCTGCAGAAGGGCCAGATCCGCAAGGGCGTCGTGTCCTCGATCGTCAACTTCGGTGCCTTCGTGGACCTCGGTGGCGTCGACGGCCTCGTGCACGTCTCGGAGCTGTCCTGGAAGCACATCGACCACCCGTCCGAGGTCGTCACCGTCGGTGACGAGGTCACCGTCGAGGTCCTCGACGTGGACATGGACCGCGAGCGTGTCTCCCTGTCGCTGAAGGCGACGCAGGAGGACCCGTGGCAGCACTTCGCCCGCACCCACCAGATCGGCCAGATCGTCCCGGGCAAGGTCACCAAGCTGGTGCCCTTCGGTTCGTTCGTCCGTGTCGAGGAGGGCATCGAGGGCCTGGTGCACATCTCCGAGCTGGCCGAGCGCCACGTGGAGATCCCCGAGCAGGTCGTCCAGGTCAACGACGACGTCATGGTCAAGATCATCGACATCGACCTCGAGCGTCGCCGGATCTCGCTGTCCCTCAAGCAGGCCAACGAGACCGCCGCTGCCACCGAGGTCGAGGAGTTCGACCCCACGCTCTACGGCATGGCCGCGACCTACGACGACCAGGGCAACTACATCTACCCCGAGGGCTTCGACCCCGACACGGGCGAGTGGCTCGAGGGCTACGAGGACCAGCGCAAGACCTGGGAGGACCAGTACGCCCAGGCCCACGCCCGCTGGGAGCAGCACGTCAAGCAGCAGGCCGACGCCAAGGTGGCCGAGGCCGAGGCCGGCGAGGCCACGTCCTACAGCTCGGGTGGCGACGACACCGGCGCCAGCCAGGCCGAGGGCGGCTCGCTCGCCTCGGACGAGGCGCTGCAGGCGCTGCGCGAGAAGCTGACCGGCGGGGGCGCCTGA
- a CDS encoding ABC transporter ATP-binding protein, translated as MSASPAPAGRDGVAVELTELTRVYGSVRALDGLTLHLEPGELVALLGPSGCGKTTALRILAGLDEATSGTVTVGGQDLTRVPANKRDMGMVFQAYSLFPHLTVTDNVAFGLKLRGTDTRARRARAMEMLELVGLSAHADKYADQLSGGQQQRVALARALAIEPRVLLLDEPLSALDAKVRVQLREEIRRVQLEVGTTTLFVTHDQEEALAVADRVGVMSQGRLEQLATPTEVYARPATPFVAEFVGLHHKVPVEVVDGRVQLWGSEVEVLAGSPTSGPGRAMLRPESVSLRSDGQDAVVGSIAFLGPVSRVRMTLPDGSEVGAQLGSTQARGLRVGDHVGLTVDPAPVLVVPA; from the coding sequence GTGAGCGCCAGCCCCGCCCCCGCCGGACGCGACGGCGTCGCCGTCGAGCTCACCGAGCTGACCCGGGTCTACGGCTCGGTCCGCGCGCTCGACGGCCTGACGCTGCACCTCGAGCCCGGCGAGCTGGTCGCCCTGCTCGGCCCCTCGGGCTGCGGCAAGACCACGGCGCTGCGGATCCTGGCCGGCCTCGACGAGGCCACCTCGGGCACCGTCACCGTCGGCGGCCAGGACCTGACCCGCGTGCCGGCCAACAAGCGCGACATGGGCATGGTCTTCCAGGCGTACTCGCTGTTCCCGCACCTCACGGTGACCGACAACGTCGCCTTCGGGCTCAAGCTGCGCGGCACCGACACCCGCGCCCGGCGGGCGCGGGCGATGGAGATGCTCGAGCTGGTCGGGCTCTCCGCCCACGCGGACAAGTACGCCGACCAGCTCTCCGGCGGCCAGCAGCAGCGGGTGGCCCTGGCCCGCGCCCTGGCCATCGAGCCGCGGGTGCTGCTGCTCGACGAGCCGCTCTCGGCGCTGGACGCCAAGGTGCGGGTGCAGCTGCGCGAGGAGATCCGCCGGGTGCAGCTCGAGGTCGGCACCACCACGCTCTTCGTCACCCACGACCAGGAGGAGGCGCTGGCCGTCGCCGACCGGGTCGGGGTGATGAGCCAGGGCCGGCTGGAGCAGCTGGCCACGCCGACCGAGGTCTACGCCCGGCCGGCCACGCCGTTCGTCGCCGAGTTCGTCGGCCTGCACCACAAGGTGCCGGTCGAGGTCGTCGACGGCCGGGTGCAGCTGTGGGGGAGCGAGGTCGAGGTGCTGGCGGGCTCGCCGACCTCGGGCCCGGGCCGCGCGATGCTGCGCCCGGAGTCGGTCTCGCTGCGCTCGGACGGCCAGGACGCGGTCGTCGGCTCCATCGCCTTCCTCGGCCCGGTGTCGCGGGTGCGGATGACGCTGCCCGACGGCTCCGAGGTGGGGGCCCAGCTCGGCAGCACCCAGGCCCGTGGCCTGCGGGTGGGCGACCACGTCGGCCTCACCGTGGACCCCGCGCCGGTGCTCGTCGTCCCCGCCTGA
- a CDS encoding DUF3068 domain-containing protein — MRKLAPVLFGLGGFLLVAGLIAAFWAPGAVKKTPLDVDSTTRLAGQVEKLDTATGELEGNPVKATSITKADSERSSDSTVLFTNSQCLVIDTDDPGDCVDGEDPRLITASTDVWAASRSTALAVDSDQLPSDAVPHEGLTNKWPFGAEEKTYPYWDGTTAKAVPAKFDRTETVRGLDVNVYQVDIQKAPIEIGEGIPGTYDDLKEIWIDPATGAIINQVDDQQRYLEDGTKVLDLQLSFTDEQVATNVKDTEANVSSLKLITFWVPVVGIVLGLLLLLGAVLALRSARRPGDGSAATTSAQVDEPTPSRAT, encoded by the coding sequence ATGCGCAAGCTCGCGCCAGTGCTGTTCGGTCTGGGCGGTTTCCTGCTCGTGGCGGGTCTCATCGCCGCGTTCTGGGCGCCCGGAGCCGTGAAGAAGACGCCGCTCGACGTCGACTCGACGACCCGCCTCGCCGGCCAGGTCGAGAAGCTCGACACCGCCACCGGGGAGCTCGAGGGCAACCCGGTCAAGGCCACCAGCATCACCAAGGCCGACAGCGAGCGCTCCTCCGACTCCACCGTGCTGTTCACCAACAGCCAGTGCCTGGTCATCGACACCGACGACCCGGGCGACTGCGTGGACGGCGAGGACCCGCGCCTGATCACCGCCAGCACCGACGTGTGGGCCGCCAGCCGCAGCACCGCCCTGGCCGTCGACTCCGACCAGCTGCCGTCGGACGCCGTGCCCCACGAGGGCCTCACCAACAAGTGGCCCTTCGGCGCGGAGGAGAAGACCTACCCCTACTGGGACGGCACCACCGCGAAGGCCGTGCCGGCGAAGTTCGACCGCACCGAGACCGTGCGCGGGCTGGACGTCAACGTCTACCAGGTCGACATCCAGAAGGCGCCGATCGAGATCGGCGAGGGCATCCCGGGGACCTACGACGACCTCAAGGAGATCTGGATCGACCCGGCCACGGGCGCGATCATCAACCAGGTCGACGACCAGCAGCGCTACCTCGAGGACGGCACCAAGGTCCTGGACCTGCAGCTGTCGTTCACCGACGAGCAGGTCGCGACCAACGTCAAGGACACCGAGGCCAACGTCAGCAGCCTCAAGCTGATCACCTTCTGGGTCCCCGTCGTCGGCATCGTCCTGGGCCTGCTGCTCCTGCTCGGCGCCGTGCTGGCCCTGCGCAGCGCCCGTCGCCCCGGTGACGGGTCGGCCGCCACCACCAGCGCTCAGGTCGACGAGCCGACCCCGAGCCGCGCCACGTAG
- a CDS encoding ABC transporter permease has translation MTTSSTSRRLREGLPLVPFALFLLVFLVVPTVTVVTHSFYEGGVLTTERLRALGSDTAVAALWRSLVLSGSTALIGAVLGAVLCWLVTASPPTSLLRRMVVSVCSVLAQFGGVALAFAFLAVLGLNGVLTVWAQDLLGWDLAGSGWLYSLPGLVLVYTYFQIPLMVIVFLPALEGLREQWREAAVSLGATRWQYLREVAVPLLRPAFLGSFLLLFANAFAAYATAAALISQGSSILPLLIRAALTSEVVLGQAGFAYALATEMIVVVAIAMVAYAALVRRTSRWLR, from the coding sequence ATGACGACGAGCAGCACCAGCCGCAGGCTCCGCGAGGGCCTGCCGCTGGTGCCGTTCGCGCTGTTCCTGCTGGTGTTCCTGGTCGTGCCGACGGTGACGGTGGTGACCCACTCCTTCTACGAGGGCGGCGTCCTCACCACCGAGCGGCTGCGCGCGCTGGGCAGCGACACGGCCGTGGCGGCGCTGTGGCGCTCGCTGGTGCTCTCGGGCAGCACGGCGCTGATCGGCGCCGTGCTGGGGGCGGTGCTGTGCTGGCTGGTCACCGCCAGCCCGCCGACCTCGCTGCTGCGCCGGATGGTGGTCTCGGTCTGCAGCGTGCTCGCGCAGTTCGGGGGCGTGGCGCTGGCGTTCGCGTTCCTGGCGGTGCTGGGCCTCAACGGCGTGCTGACCGTGTGGGCCCAGGACCTGCTGGGGTGGGACCTCGCGGGTTCCGGCTGGCTCTACTCCCTGCCCGGGCTGGTCCTCGTCTACACCTACTTCCAGATCCCGCTCATGGTGATCGTCTTCCTCCCCGCCCTGGAGGGCCTGCGCGAGCAGTGGCGCGAGGCCGCGGTCAGCCTGGGGGCCACCCGCTGGCAGTACCTGCGCGAGGTCGCGGTGCCGCTGCTGCGGCCGGCCTTCCTCGGCTCGTTCCTGCTGCTGTTCGCCAACGCCTTCGCGGCGTACGCCACCGCCGCGGCGCTGATCAGCCAGGGCAGCAGCATCCTGCCGCTGCTCATCCGGGCGGCCCTGACGAGCGAGGTCGTGCTGGGCCAGGCCGGGTTCGCCTACGCGCTGGCCACGGAGATGATCGTGGTGGTCGCGATCGCGATGGTCGCCTACGCCGCCCTGGTGCGTCGTACGTCGCGGTGGCTGCGGTGA
- a CDS encoding acyltransferase family protein, producing the protein MSATAGPRPPGAAETPSDPGLADLDGRVSAGAHFPVLDSLRAVGALAVLTTHTAFWAGAYTGHGVWGTLLSRLDVGVAVFFVLSGFLLARPWLASAADERPAPAAGRYLWKRALRILPVYAVTVVLALSLIADNRDRGVLDWIASLLLLDTYVHDLLPAGLTQMWSLAVEAAFYLVLPALMLLATGGRRRRVRPWAPGRVLAVLVGLVAVSLLWHLVATPALEGRVAGQPGQWLPAYLSWFACGILVALLVELRRRGRWDRWTAPLVRLGRQPGVCWAMAGALLLVSATPLAGPSMLAPATAAEGTFKHLAYAGVGLLLVLTGVFAPEGRFTRAFSHPAARHLGLVSYSLFCLHLPVLHLVMWLTGWELFDGHLLGIFVLTVVLSLVAAELAYRLVERPAMRLRSVALPTRASRTGTSTR; encoded by the coding sequence GTGAGCGCCACTGCCGGTCCCCGGCCCCCCGGCGCCGCCGAGACCCCGTCCGACCCCGGCCTCGCCGACCTCGACGGCCGCGTCTCCGCCGGCGCGCACTTCCCGGTCCTCGACTCGCTGCGCGCCGTCGGTGCGCTGGCGGTCCTCACGACCCACACCGCCTTCTGGGCCGGCGCCTACACCGGCCACGGCGTCTGGGGCACGCTGCTCTCGCGGCTCGACGTGGGCGTCGCGGTGTTCTTCGTGCTCTCGGGCTTCCTGCTCGCCCGCCCCTGGCTGGCCTCGGCCGCCGACGAGCGACCCGCGCCGGCCGCCGGCCGCTACCTGTGGAAGCGGGCCCTGCGCATCCTCCCGGTGTACGCCGTGACGGTGGTCCTCGCGCTGTCCCTCATCGCCGACAACCGCGACCGCGGCGTCCTGGACTGGATCGCCTCGCTGCTGCTCCTCGACACCTACGTCCACGACCTGCTGCCCGCGGGCCTGACCCAGATGTGGAGCCTGGCCGTCGAGGCGGCGTTCTACCTGGTGCTCCCGGCCCTGATGCTGCTGGCTACCGGTGGTCGTCGCCGGCGGGTCCGGCCCTGGGCGCCGGGCCGGGTGCTGGCCGTGCTGGTGGGCCTGGTGGCGGTCTCGCTGCTGTGGCACCTGGTCGCGACGCCCGCGCTCGAGGGCCGGGTCGCGGGCCAGCCCGGCCAGTGGCTGCCGGCGTACCTCTCGTGGTTCGCGTGCGGCATCCTGGTGGCCCTCCTCGTCGAGCTGCGCCGCCGCGGCCGCTGGGACCGGTGGACCGCTCCCCTGGTCCGGCTCGGGCGCCAGCCCGGCGTCTGCTGGGCGATGGCCGGCGCGCTGCTGCTGGTCAGCGCGACGCCGCTGGCCGGCCCCTCGATGCTCGCCCCGGCCACCGCGGCCGAGGGCACCTTCAAGCACCTGGCGTACGCCGGGGTCGGGCTGCTGCTGGTCCTCACGGGCGTCTTCGCCCCCGAGGGCCGCTTCACCCGGGCGTTCTCCCACCCCGCCGCCCGCCACCTGGGCCTGGTCTCCTACAGCCTGTTCTGCCTCCACCTGCCGGTGCTGCACCTGGTGATGTGGCTGACCGGCTGGGAGCTCTTCGACGGGCACCTGCTGGGCATCTTCGTGCTCACCGTCGTCCTCAGCCTGGTGGCCGCCGAGCTCGCCTACCGCCTGGTCGAGCGCCCGGCGATGCGGCTGCGTTCGGTGGCGCTCCCGACCAGGGCGAGCAGGACCGGCACCAGCACGAGGTAG
- a CDS encoding ABC transporter permease, producing MSAVGAGSTGGRVGRGVLLVLFCLFFFFPLYAMADFSTREPGGDGRTLDAWRNLIADQTLFSSIVVSLSLAALTVGLMLLVLVPTMIWTRLRAPWARGTIEFLCLLPLTIPALVIVVGLRDVYLWVTYFFGESALTLTFVYAVLVLPYSYRAIDAALSAIPLTTLAEAARSLGAGWTTVIARVVVPNIWSGILSAAFVSVAIVIGEYTIASLSGYTNLQVTIVQIGKTDGATSVAASLAVLLLGFVLLSLLALLTRSRRRSGHETAAAVTAAVASPAPTTPTTTGAHP from the coding sequence GTGAGCGCCGTCGGTGCCGGCTCGACCGGCGGCCGCGTCGGCCGCGGCGTGCTGCTCGTGCTGTTCTGCCTGTTCTTCTTCTTCCCGCTCTATGCCATGGCCGACTTCAGCACCCGCGAGCCCGGGGGCGACGGCCGCACGCTGGACGCGTGGCGCAACCTGATCGCCGACCAGACGCTGTTCTCCTCGATCGTGGTCTCGCTCTCGCTCGCCGCGCTCACCGTGGGGCTGATGCTGCTGGTGCTGGTGCCCACGATGATCTGGACGCGGCTGCGCGCCCCGTGGGCCCGGGGCACCATCGAGTTCCTGTGCCTGCTCCCGCTGACGATCCCGGCCCTGGTGATCGTGGTCGGGCTGCGCGACGTCTACCTGTGGGTGACCTACTTCTTCGGCGAGTCCGCGCTCACCCTCACCTTCGTGTACGCCGTGCTGGTGCTGCCCTACTCCTACCGGGCCATCGACGCCGCGCTCTCGGCGATCCCGCTCACCACCCTCGCCGAGGCCGCCCGCTCCCTGGGCGCCGGCTGGACCACGGTGATCGCCCGCGTGGTGGTGCCCAACATCTGGTCGGGCATCCTCTCGGCGGCCTTCGTCTCGGTGGCCATCGTGATCGGGGAGTACACCATCGCCTCGCTCAGCGGCTACACCAACCTGCAGGTCACCATCGTCCAGATCGGCAAGACCGACGGCGCCACCTCGGTGGCCGCGTCGCTGGCGGTGCTGCTCCTCGGCTTCGTGCTGCTCTCGCTGCTGGCGCTGCTCACCCGCAGCCGGCGCCGCAGCGGCCACGAGACCGCGGCGGCGGTCACGGCTGCCGTGGCCAGCCCGGCGCCGACCACCCCCACCACGACAGGAGCCCACCCGTGA
- a CDS encoding phosphotransferase family protein, producing the protein MDAFATSLRPLAGGHSGETFLAGAGDEQLVVRVYAARSRARGPLAPEVDAAVLELVRGLLPVPTVLEVRRGDPDTDVPGLLVTSLEPGERLDLVLPGLDDAGLAATGHALGIVLARLGHVVQPRAGFFGDRSLVPVAPLPDLVTFLDAHLDALDRVLGAEAVAALEPVVGVAQDLLDADRRTVLVHADLGPGNVLVDPASGEVTAVVDWEFAHAGSPWSDLGTLLRDERRPAFVGAVLAAYASWVPDVPDDVLDRARSVDLAALVDLAVRDGASAPVLRARDRLLAVARTGDVHAC; encoded by the coding sequence ATGGACGCCTTCGCGACCTCGCTGCGCCCGCTGGCCGGGGGCCACAGCGGTGAGACCTTCCTGGCCGGCGCGGGCGACGAGCAGCTCGTCGTCCGGGTGTACGCCGCCCGCTCGCGCGCCCGGGGCCCGCTCGCGCCGGAGGTCGACGCCGCCGTCCTCGAGCTGGTCCGCGGCCTGCTGCCGGTGCCGACCGTGCTCGAGGTGCGCCGCGGCGACCCGGACACCGACGTCCCGGGCCTGCTGGTCACCTCCCTCGAGCCGGGGGAGCGGCTCGACCTGGTGCTGCCCGGTCTCGACGACGCGGGCCTGGCCGCCACCGGTCACGCGCTCGGGATCGTGCTGGCCCGGCTGGGCCACGTGGTGCAGCCGCGGGCGGGGTTCTTCGGCGACCGGTCGCTGGTGCCCGTCGCCCCGCTGCCCGACCTGGTGACCTTCCTCGACGCCCACCTGGACGCGCTCGACCGGGTCCTGGGCGCCGAGGCGGTGGCTGCGCTGGAGCCCGTGGTCGGGGTGGCGCAGGACCTGCTCGACGCGGACCGCCGCACGGTGCTCGTCCACGCCGACCTCGGGCCGGGCAACGTCCTGGTCGACCCGGCGAGCGGGGAGGTGACCGCGGTCGTGGACTGGGAGTTCGCCCACGCCGGGAGCCCGTGGTCCGACCTGGGCACGCTGCTGCGCGACGAGCGGCGGCCGGCGTTCGTCGGCGCGGTGCTGGCGGCGTACGCCTCGTGGGTGCCGGACGTGCCCGACGACGTCCTCGACCGCGCCCGCTCGGTCGACCTCGCCGCCCTGGTCGACCTGGCGGTGCGCGACGGGGCGAGCGCGCCGGTGCTGCGCGCCCGCGACCGGCTGCTCGCGGTGGCGCGCACCGGTGACGTCCACGCCTGCTGA
- a CDS encoding ABC transporter substrate-binding protein, whose translation MFTRSSSARRTPLLLAAAAMALVPLAACAPPQSDSTSAETDSGVKVDEATSAQDFGGMDKLVAAAKKEGELNTIALPPDWANYGNIISAFSDKYGIKVNSAQPDAASQDEINAANQQKGKSSAPDVFDLGQSVALANTAMFAPYQVTDFDQIPDEFKDPDGAWVNDYGGYMSIGYDSSKVSPITSVDDLLQPELKGKVALNGDPTQAGAAFSGVVMAALSQGGSADDVAPGVDFFAKLKDAGNFLPVDPTPATIESGQTPVVIDWDYLNAAETAKLPSWKVVVPENAAVAGYYFQAINKDAPHPAAARLWQEFLYSDEGQNLWLAGGARPVRADAMVEAGSIDQKAYDALPEVSGDPVIVSEDQAATATKYLQANWAKAIG comes from the coding sequence ATGTTCACTCGATCCTCGTCCGCTCGTCGGACCCCGCTCCTCCTCGCCGCCGCCGCGATGGCCCTGGTCCCGCTCGCCGCCTGCGCCCCGCCCCAGTCCGACAGCACGTCCGCCGAGACCGACTCGGGGGTCAAGGTCGACGAGGCCACCTCCGCGCAGGACTTCGGCGGCATGGACAAGCTCGTCGCCGCCGCGAAGAAGGAGGGCGAGCTCAACACCATCGCCCTGCCGCCCGACTGGGCCAACTACGGCAACATCATCTCGGCCTTCTCCGACAAGTACGGCATCAAGGTCAACTCCGCCCAGCCCGACGCGGCCAGCCAGGACGAGATCAACGCCGCCAACCAGCAGAAGGGCAAGAGCTCGGCCCCCGACGTCTTCGACCTCGGGCAGTCGGTCGCGCTGGCCAACACCGCCATGTTCGCGCCGTACCAGGTCACCGACTTCGACCAGATCCCCGACGAGTTCAAGGACCCCGACGGCGCCTGGGTCAACGACTACGGCGGCTACATGTCGATCGGCTACGACTCGAGCAAGGTCTCGCCGATCACCAGCGTCGACGACCTCCTCCAGCCCGAGCTCAAGGGCAAGGTGGCCCTCAACGGCGACCCGACCCAGGCCGGCGCCGCGTTCTCGGGCGTCGTGATGGCGGCGCTGTCCCAGGGCGGCTCGGCCGACGACGTGGCCCCGGGCGTCGACTTCTTCGCCAAGCTCAAGGACGCCGGCAACTTCCTGCCCGTCGACCCCACCCCCGCGACCATCGAGTCGGGGCAGACCCCGGTCGTCATCGACTGGGACTACCTCAACGCCGCCGAGACGGCGAAGCTGCCGTCCTGGAAGGTCGTGGTGCCGGAGAACGCCGCCGTCGCCGGCTACTACTTCCAGGCCATCAACAAGGACGCCCCGCACCCGGCGGCCGCCCGGTTGTGGCAGGAGTTCCTCTACAGCGACGAGGGCCAGAACCTGTGGCTCGCCGGGGGTGCCCGGCCCGTGCGCGCCGACGCCATGGTCGAGGCCGGCTCCATCGACCAGAAGGCCTACGACGCGCTGCCCGAGGTCTCGGGCGACCCGGTGATCGTCAGCGAGGACCAGGCCGCCACGGCGACCAAGTACCTCCAGGCCAACTGGGCCAAGGCCATCGGCTGA